One segment of Bradyrhizobium sp. WD16 DNA contains the following:
- a CDS encoding A24 family peptidase translates to MTMPIDDNADAMREVTTLEALRPDRRVVLAGSAAVALISAATLPWPDAVASTVLGALMIAGADVDARSFLLPDVVTGGAVVCGLAVASALDPFAPWPGLVAAAAGAVLVGAMLWLARWTYARLRHREGIGLGDVKLAAAIGAWLPLDAVPICFAIATSAALVAVSLARLRGQSVDRTARVPFGAFLCPALWLVDYATRFLHG, encoded by the coding sequence ATGACAATGCCGATCGACGACAATGCCGATGCGATGCGCGAAGTCACGACGCTCGAGGCCTTGCGGCCGGACCGTCGCGTCGTGCTGGCGGGATCTGCGGCCGTCGCGCTGATTTCCGCGGCGACGTTGCCGTGGCCGGATGCGGTCGCGTCGACCGTGCTCGGGGCTTTGATGATCGCTGGCGCCGATGTCGATGCGCGCAGCTTCCTCCTTCCCGATGTTGTGACCGGCGGCGCCGTGGTGTGCGGACTTGCTGTGGCGAGCGCGCTCGATCCGTTCGCCCCCTGGCCCGGTCTTGTCGCGGCCGCCGCTGGCGCCGTTCTCGTTGGCGCTATGCTCTGGCTGGCGCGCTGGACGTATGCACGGCTGCGGCACCGCGAGGGAATCGGGCTCGGCGACGTCAAGCTTGCCGCCGCCATTGGCGCGTGGTTGCCGCTCGACGCCGTGCCGATCTGCTTTGCGATCGCCACCAGCGCGGCCCTCGTCGCAGTGTCTTTGGCACGGCTTCGCGGCCAGTCCGTCGACCGCACCGCTCGGGTGCCGTTCGGAGCTTTTCTCTGCCCTGCTCTCTGGCTCGTCGACTACGCGACGCGATTTTTGCATGGATAG
- a CDS encoding general secretion pathway protein GspH: MSRAKIADPCAGSTLIEMMAVMMIIAMIATLVVTAVPGTGRAQLKALTLQTAALLRRERLAAILTGRSRRVSLDARDRSLIGDGGAVIVIPRDIVLDVVGVGELWSGRKAVVQFEPDGASTGAVLAFSWEGARYEVKVDWYTGGVATDLP, translated from the coding sequence ATGTCGCGAGCGAAGATCGCCGATCCGTGCGCTGGCTCCACCCTGATCGAGATGATGGCGGTGATGATGATCATCGCCATGATCGCCACGCTGGTGGTGACGGCGGTTCCCGGCACCGGCCGGGCGCAGTTGAAGGCCCTGACATTGCAGACCGCCGCGCTGCTGCGGCGCGAGCGCCTCGCGGCGATCCTGACCGGACGCAGCCGGCGGGTGTCGCTGGATGCGAGGGACCGCTCGCTGATCGGGGACGGCGGTGCGGTCATCGTGATTCCGCGCGACATCGTGCTCGATGTCGTCGGTGTGGGCGAGTTATGGTCGGGCCGCAAGGCGGTGGTCCAATTCGAACCGGACGGCGCGTCGACCGGCGCGGTGCTCGCATTCTCGTGGGAAGGAGCTCGCTATGAGGTCAAGGTCGACTGGTACACCGGCGGCGTTGCGACCGATCTGCCGTGA
- the gspM gene encoding type II secretion system protein GspM — protein MLKRLNVLRLDREQIFAVGGFCALVLVCVLVVVVTLQARAEAVGNLIEQRHRLKSLEARTGSGTDRRQQTRAAAAPALAFLDAPTSGLATAQFQAYLSQIVTEQRAVLVSSGVAPADRDDKSDAIRLQITLNATIPALQRLLYRLESGAPYVFVDALAMQPAGSGERAVADPVLKVNLTLHAFWRRRAA, from the coding sequence ATGCTGAAGAGGTTGAACGTCCTGAGACTCGATCGGGAGCAGATATTCGCGGTGGGCGGCTTCTGCGCGCTCGTGCTCGTCTGCGTCCTCGTCGTGGTGGTCACATTGCAGGCACGCGCCGAAGCCGTGGGAAACCTCATTGAGCAACGCCATCGGCTCAAGAGCCTCGAGGCCCGCACCGGCTCGGGTACCGACCGACGCCAGCAGACCCGAGCCGCGGCAGCTCCCGCGCTTGCATTTCTGGATGCGCCCACCAGCGGGTTGGCCACGGCCCAGTTTCAGGCCTATCTGTCGCAGATCGTTACGGAACAGCGCGCTGTCCTTGTCTCATCCGGGGTCGCGCCCGCCGATCGTGACGACAAGAGCGACGCGATCCGACTGCAGATCACGTTGAATGCCACGATTCCCGCCCTGCAGCGGCTGCTGTATCGGCTCGAGAGCGGCGCTCCTTACGTCTTTGTCGATGCGCTGGCGATGCAGCCGGCCGGCTCCGGTGAGCGGGCGGTCGCGGATCCCGTCTTGAAGGTCAACCTGACCCTGCATGCTTTCTGGCGCCGCAGGGCTGCGTGA
- a CDS encoding PilN domain-containing protein translates to MHVDKILMRWIEVLARLLLSRREGRRARNWLKIVQERDQLIVQQMRGQQKIRLDTVSAGAAMPIEIVSAARKCFVILELAADEVISRRMSVPAQARDLLPGIVRNQIERLSPWRAGQAAYGFDAQANGDMTSLDVRVLITSRAQLDDACSRLGALGLRVDRVVAGKHLADAAPRITLWSRLADASDKSVGRARLAIGSLVAAMACMTIVVSLWAFFDAASADSESESVVARIATLQHQIQGARPQQSVAALAPAERAWALKETAPVAVIVVEALSRSLPETSYITDFNLDGATLRIIGLADDAPALIAPLEQSGHLKDVHFFAPTTRGADGRRFIFHIEARVEAHPKIDRG, encoded by the coding sequence ATGCATGTCGACAAGATATTGATGCGCTGGATCGAGGTGCTGGCTCGCCTGTTGCTCAGCCGGCGCGAAGGCCGACGCGCGCGGAATTGGCTGAAGATCGTGCAGGAGCGCGATCAATTGATCGTTCAGCAGATGCGGGGACAGCAAAAAATCCGTCTGGATACCGTTTCCGCGGGTGCCGCGATGCCGATCGAGATCGTTAGCGCCGCTCGGAAGTGTTTCGTGATCCTGGAACTCGCGGCCGACGAGGTCATTTCGCGTCGTATGAGCGTTCCCGCCCAGGCTCGGGACCTGCTGCCCGGCATCGTGCGCAATCAGATCGAGCGCTTGTCGCCGTGGCGTGCCGGTCAGGCCGCCTATGGCTTCGATGCGCAGGCGAATGGTGACATGACCAGCCTCGACGTGCGCGTGCTCATCACCTCGCGCGCCCAGCTTGATGATGCGTGCAGCCGCCTCGGTGCGCTGGGCTTGCGGGTCGATCGCGTCGTGGCAGGCAAGCACCTTGCCGATGCGGCTCCTCGCATCACGCTGTGGTCCCGTCTCGCGGACGCGTCCGACAAGAGCGTTGGGCGTGCGCGCCTGGCGATCGGAAGTCTCGTCGCCGCCATGGCCTGCATGACCATTGTTGTGAGCCTGTGGGCTTTCTTCGACGCGGCCTCCGCGGACAGCGAGAGCGAAAGTGTCGTCGCCCGCATAGCCACGCTGCAGCACCAGATTCAGGGGGCGCGCCCCCAGCAATCGGTCGCTGCACTGGCGCCGGCGGAGCGCGCATGGGCGTTGAAGGAAACTGCCCCGGTAGCCGTCATTGTCGTCGAGGCGCTGTCCCGCTCGCTTCCGGAGACGTCCTATATCACCGACTTTAATCTCGATGGCGCGACGTTGCGCATCATCGGCCTGGCCGACGATGCGCCGGCACTGATTGCTCCGCTCGAGCAATCGGGACACCTCAAGGATGTGCATTTTTTCGCTCCGACCACCCGCGGCGCCGACGGTCGACGCTTCATATTTCACATCGAGGCCCGCGTCGAGGCACATCCGAAGATCGATAGAGGTTGA
- a CDS encoding type II secretion system F family protein, whose protein sequence is MPHYRYRALSKAGEIILGDVEAASREDVLRRIEYLGHLPVEAEIAAGNALRAGLSLSGGGLPRPRELTTFLRLLALLLKSGLTVEAALQTLEDDANKAVARFAAGLRAAVSGGDGFAEAMERHASIFEPIYIAMIRAGEASGKLEVVLRAIVEDRTRREQLSQRISSAIQYPMFLVGSAMLILFFFLLFVVPQFESVFTELRGRLNSGAAFALSASTWLRTHLDLFLGSCVAGIVAGWMILRQPVARAGLVGALASMPGIAGPMRDRRTARFIGTLGLLVENGVALPTALKILRDVVTEPRYAAVVDEIHEQVRNGRRFIDALAESDLVPVLAVRMLRVGDETGDLSSIARHAAEFYEQRLAIGLDRLMGAIGPVTIILVSVGIGGLVVSIMSALLSITELAM, encoded by the coding sequence ATGCCGCATTATCGCTACCGCGCGTTGAGCAAGGCAGGCGAAATCATCCTCGGCGACGTCGAGGCGGCCTCGCGCGAGGACGTGCTGCGGCGCATCGAATATCTCGGACATCTGCCGGTCGAGGCGGAAATCGCGGCGGGCAATGCGTTGCGTGCCGGCCTGTCGTTGTCTGGCGGGGGATTGCCGCGCCCCCGCGAGCTCACGACCTTTCTGCGTTTGCTGGCGCTGCTGCTGAAGTCCGGATTAACGGTCGAGGCGGCGCTGCAGACGCTGGAGGACGACGCCAACAAGGCGGTGGCCCGCTTTGCCGCCGGCCTGCGCGCGGCGGTGTCCGGCGGTGACGGCTTCGCCGAGGCGATGGAGCGCCACGCCTCGATTTTCGAGCCGATCTACATTGCGATGATCCGCGCCGGTGAGGCGTCGGGAAAACTCGAAGTGGTGCTGCGGGCGATTGTCGAGGACAGGACGCGGCGTGAACAGCTGTCGCAGCGGATCAGTTCGGCAATCCAGTATCCGATGTTTCTCGTCGGATCGGCCATGCTCATCCTCTTCTTCTTTCTGCTCTTTGTGGTGCCGCAATTCGAGTCGGTCTTCACGGAGTTGCGCGGGAGGCTGAACTCCGGTGCGGCGTTTGCTCTGTCGGCCTCGACCTGGTTGCGCACCCATCTCGATCTGTTTCTCGGCTCCTGCGTGGCCGGCATCGTCGCCGGCTGGATGATACTGAGGCAGCCGGTCGCCCGGGCGGGACTGGTGGGCGCTCTGGCATCGATGCCGGGGATAGCGGGACCGATGCGCGACCGCCGAACCGCCCGCTTCATCGGCACGCTTGGTCTGCTGGTCGAGAATGGCGTGGCGCTACCGACGGCTCTGAAGATCTTGCGCGACGTCGTCACCGAGCCGCGCTACGCGGCCGTTGTCGACGAGATTCACGAGCAGGTCCGCAACGGGCGCCGTTTCATCGATGCCCTGGCCGAGAGCGATCTGGTGCCGGTGCTCGCCGTGCGCATGCTCAGGGTCGGGGACGAGACCGGCGATCTGTCGTCGATCGCGCGGCATGCTGCCGAGTTCTACGAGCAGCGGCTGGCGATCGGCCTCGATCGCCTGATGGGTGCGATCGGACCGGTCACCATCATTCTGGTCAGCGTCGGGATCGGGGGGCTCGTCGTGTCGATCATGAGCGCCCTGCTGAGCATCACCGAGCTGGCGATGTAG
- a CDS encoding type II secretion system protein J, producing the protein MIATARPGARGGAPGFTLIEVLAALAIASVVIIATAALIHNVALNFDRGAGRVGKADHLLLAVERLAADFGSARLVQSGGKNSAGAAFVGASTEVKFVAAGGIATGARGEEVVGLTVEQINGVSHLIRRRAAWLGPLTQFESAVVRDPVDLLDGQVDITFAFGRIATDGTVTWSDTWSGQPLLPRLVRLMVRDRASGAELVPGADFVLRADAPVDCAQLGATAACLRGGKAPIAPAGGGSPNEPSEGRG; encoded by the coding sequence ATGATCGCGACCGCCCGCCCCGGGGCGCGCGGCGGCGCACCCGGTTTCACCCTGATCGAGGTGCTCGCCGCGCTGGCGATCGCCTCTGTCGTGATCATCGCGACCGCGGCGCTCATTCACAACGTCGCGCTCAATTTCGATCGTGGCGCCGGTCGGGTGGGGAAGGCGGACCATCTGCTGCTCGCGGTCGAACGTCTGGCGGCTGACTTCGGATCGGCCCGTCTGGTGCAGTCCGGCGGCAAGAACAGCGCCGGAGCCGCCTTCGTTGGCGCATCGACCGAGGTCAAATTCGTCGCGGCGGGCGGGATCGCGACTGGAGCGCGGGGCGAGGAGGTGGTCGGTCTGACGGTCGAGCAGATCAACGGCGTGAGCCATCTGATCCGGCGCCGCGCCGCATGGCTCGGGCCACTGACGCAGTTCGAAAGTGCCGTCGTGCGCGATCCCGTCGATCTGCTCGACGGGCAGGTCGATATCACCTTCGCATTCGGGCGCATCGCCACGGATGGGACTGTGACCTGGAGCGATACCTGGAGCGGACAACCGCTGCTGCCGCGCCTGGTGCGGCTGATGGTCCGGGATCGCGCCAGCGGGGCCGAACTCGTTCCCGGAGCGGATTTCGTGTTGCGTGCCGACGCTCCGGTCGATTGCGCGCAGCTCGGGGCTACCGCGGCGTGTCTGAGGGGCGGCAAGGCACCGATCGCGCCGGCCGGGGGCGGATCGCCGAATGAGCCGTCGGAGGGGCGGGGATGA
- a CDS encoding prepilin-type N-terminal cleavage/methylation domain-containing protein, with protein sequence MRPICREDSVSRAGFTLIEALVALALLLAFVSVIGPHLFHARRIADQVDGRIAAQVLLRAILDAPFDRFALANGPREGETGGIRWSLSAEPMFIDAMLPREREAAQAMTTSKEPAKEPADTAAAKRRQWTAFRLVAKASWAPGQMVSAESLRLGADE encoded by the coding sequence TTGCGACCGATCTGCCGTGAGGACAGCGTCAGCCGGGCGGGCTTCACCCTGATCGAGGCGCTGGTCGCGTTGGCGCTGCTCCTGGCATTCGTATCGGTGATTGGACCGCATTTGTTTCACGCGCGCCGCATCGCCGACCAGGTCGACGGCCGCATAGCGGCGCAGGTGCTGCTGCGCGCGATCCTTGATGCGCCGTTCGATCGTTTCGCTTTGGCGAACGGCCCCCGCGAAGGTGAGACCGGTGGCATCCGCTGGTCGTTATCAGCCGAGCCGATGTTCATCGACGCCATGCTCCCGCGGGAGAGGGAGGCGGCGCAGGCGATGACGACGTCCAAGGAACCAGCAAAGGAGCCAGCCGACACTGCCGCCGCCAAACGCCGGCAGTGGACGGCCTTCCGGCTGGTCGCGAAAGCCTCGTGGGCGCCGGGGCAAATGGTCAGCGCCGAGTCCCTGCGACTTGGAGCGGATGAATGA
- a CDS encoding GspE/PulE family protein gives MNIIATVNDVCETRPPLPADFLSHLAAKGALRDGQGTDVARAGCNADGSPGHPDWSAVTKLAPSALADELAVFYRCGRVRRDDLVEGRFAGGEMSTRFLREGRLFPYENPPGSLKLAVAAPIDEDTLRAVELALRGPVALAVATAADLEAALTLKLEVDQPSAAPQAATAAGEDDLDNLRDLARGAPVVRALDDLLRLAVEQRATDLHIEPYGGALQVRLRIDGLLKSVPAPPMSMARGILSRLKIMASLNITERRLAQDGRAHIVVSGAEIDLRVATMPTMSGESAVIRLLRKGAGLASLDQIGLSPRDEATLRKALQAPFGMIIVTGPTGSGKTTTLAASLAVINEPTRKILTIEDPVEYQILGINQTQVHAGIGMTFASALRSFLRQDPDVIMVGEMRDSETARIGVQAALTGHLVLTTLHTNTAAGAVTRLVDMGVESFLLASCVRAIVGQRLVRILCDHCKETHRLSAADLAADERFAALGIEAGETVCRPKGCEWCGFSGFRGRKGAFEIMEVGPALRRAIGPRTDATDLETVARREGMTTMTQDGVAKLRAGQTTLDEIFRLTMSL, from the coding sequence ATGAACATCATAGCGACCGTCAACGATGTGTGTGAGACACGTCCGCCGCTGCCGGCGGACTTTCTGAGCCATCTCGCGGCCAAAGGGGCGCTACGCGATGGCCAGGGCACGGACGTGGCACGCGCGGGGTGCAACGCCGACGGATCACCCGGTCATCCCGACTGGAGTGCGGTGACCAAACTCGCGCCCTCGGCACTCGCCGATGAGCTTGCAGTGTTCTATCGCTGCGGCCGGGTCCGGCGCGATGATCTGGTGGAAGGCCGCTTCGCCGGTGGCGAGATGTCGACCCGCTTCCTGAGGGAGGGGAGGCTGTTTCCCTATGAAAATCCTCCGGGGAGCCTGAAGCTCGCGGTCGCGGCGCCCATCGATGAGGATACATTGCGGGCGGTCGAGCTCGCGCTGCGTGGGCCGGTGGCGCTCGCGGTTGCGACCGCCGCGGATCTCGAAGCTGCGCTGACGCTGAAGCTCGAGGTCGACCAGCCCAGTGCCGCGCCGCAGGCGGCGACGGCGGCCGGCGAGGACGATCTCGACAATCTGCGCGACCTCGCGCGCGGTGCGCCGGTGGTGCGCGCGCTCGACGATTTGCTGCGGCTCGCGGTCGAGCAGCGCGCCACGGACCTGCACATCGAGCCTTATGGCGGCGCGCTGCAGGTGCGCCTGCGCATCGATGGCCTGCTGAAGAGCGTTCCGGCGCCGCCCATGAGCATGGCCAGAGGCATCCTGTCGCGGCTCAAGATCATGGCCAGCCTGAATATCACCGAGCGGCGGCTGGCGCAGGACGGGCGCGCGCACATCGTCGTCAGCGGCGCTGAGATCGACCTGCGCGTCGCCACCATGCCGACCATGAGCGGCGAGAGTGCCGTCATCAGGCTGTTGCGCAAGGGCGCGGGTCTCGCCAGTCTGGATCAGATCGGCCTTAGCCCGCGGGACGAAGCGACCTTGCGCAAGGCGCTGCAGGCGCCGTTCGGGATGATCATCGTCACCGGGCCGACCGGATCGGGCAAGACCACGACGCTCGCGGCATCGCTCGCCGTCATCAACGAGCCGACCCGCAAGATCCTCACCATCGAGGATCCGGTCGAGTATCAGATCCTGGGCATCAATCAGACTCAGGTGCATGCGGGCATCGGGATGACTTTCGCGTCCGCCCTGCGCTCGTTCTTGCGGCAGGATCCGGATGTCATCATGGTCGGGGAGATGCGCGATTCCGAGACGGCGCGTATCGGGGTCCAGGCAGCGCTGACCGGGCATCTCGTCCTCACCACATTGCACACCAATACCGCAGCTGGGGCCGTCACACGCCTGGTCGACATGGGTGTCGAAAGCTTTCTGCTGGCCTCGTGCGTTCGGGCGATCGTGGGCCAGCGTCTGGTGCGAATTCTGTGCGACCATTGCAAGGAGACGCATCGTTTGTCGGCGGCCGATCTCGCCGCCGACGAGCGTTTTGCGGCGCTCGGCATCGAGGCGGGTGAGACCGTTTGCCGTCCCAAAGGCTGTGAATGGTGCGGTTTCTCCGGATTTCGCGGGCGCAAGGGGGCTTTCGAGATCATGGAGGTCGGTCCGGCGCTGCGGCGGGCGATCGGCCCCAGGACGGATGCCACCGATCTCGAAACCGTCGCCAGGCGCGAGGGCATGACCACCATGACACAGGACGGGGTCGCGAAACTGCGTGCCGGGCAGACCACTCTCGACGAAATCTTCCGCTTGACCATGAGTCTGTAG
- a CDS encoding type II secretion system protein GspK, with product MVLFTVLWAIAFCSTLVMATSTTFRGLAGIVVIDRDRVQADALLSAGLEVAASMAGAIGDTPLTERGTTVALSTGSVVVRVSDEGGRIDIGKAPVDLLASLLRYVGAEDDDAEIVSREVVMQRGSDQRARPNDAAKLQAPPAKPVTSDPPAPLAVFTDVRQLAGVPGMRPEWIEAMAPLVTVYGSDTVNPLTAPVAVLRALPFFEEARLDTFLDMRSAPVVDPERLAFLLGPAQKYLKVQQRQVVAVDLVASTSDGYTAAAKAFIVLLTDDKQPYRVLAWNPTSSLVRAVTPY from the coding sequence ATGGTTCTGTTCACCGTGCTATGGGCAATCGCCTTCTGCTCGACGCTTGTCATGGCGACGTCGACGACGTTTCGCGGTCTTGCGGGAATCGTGGTGATCGACCGCGACCGCGTTCAGGCTGACGCGCTGCTGAGCGCGGGGCTCGAGGTGGCGGCCAGCATGGCTGGAGCCATCGGTGATACACCGCTCACGGAGCGCGGCACCACGGTGGCGCTGTCGACTGGATCGGTCGTTGTCCGCGTGAGCGACGAGGGCGGTCGTATCGACATTGGAAAGGCGCCCGTCGACCTGCTTGCGTCGCTGTTACGGTATGTCGGTGCCGAGGACGACGATGCCGAGATCGTGTCCCGGGAGGTTGTCATGCAGCGCGGTTCCGATCAGCGGGCCCGGCCGAACGATGCAGCGAAGCTGCAGGCGCCGCCGGCGAAGCCTGTCACATCCGACCCGCCCGCGCCTCTCGCGGTGTTCACCGACGTGCGGCAACTTGCGGGCGTTCCCGGAATGCGGCCGGAATGGATCGAAGCGATGGCGCCCCTGGTCACCGTCTACGGGAGCGATACCGTAAATCCGCTCACCGCGCCGGTCGCGGTCCTCAGGGCGCTGCCGTTTTTCGAAGAGGCCCGGCTGGACACCTTCCTCGACATGCGGAGTGCGCCTGTGGTGGACCCCGAGCGCCTCGCCTTTCTGCTCGGTCCTGCACAGAAATATCTGAAGGTTCAGCAAAGGCAGGTCGTCGCAGTGGATCTCGTCGCCAGTACGTCGGACGGATATACGGCCGCGGCCAAGGCTTTCATTGTTTTGCTCACCGACGACAAGCAGCCCTATCGGGTTCTCGCCTGGAATCCGACATCTTCGCTGGTTCGCGCGGTGACGCCGTACTGA